One genomic segment of Kordiimonas sp. SCSIO 12603 includes these proteins:
- the ccoP gene encoding cytochrome-c oxidase, cbb3-type subunit III: MRPEKKDIDELSGIETTGHSWDGIKELNTPSPRWWLIIFIVSCVWAVGYWFYYPAWPTLTGNGERGGTEGTAGWTQYKQLEEQQAEIVARKAAYQSRFDASDFSTIQNDEELYAFAIAGGKSAFKDNCATCHGTGGAGGPGYPNLNDDDWIWGGTIEDIQQTLQYGIRGNHDETRFNEMPAYADILDAEDIEAVADYVVAKAAGNALPERGAVVFEENCAACHGEDAKGLRELGGPNLADAIWLYADDRNAIVSQIRKPKHGIMPAWEGRLSPSTIRQLTIYVHSLGGGEK, translated from the coding sequence ATGAGACCTGAGAAAAAAGATATTGATGAACTAAGTGGTATTGAGACCACAGGCCATAGCTGGGACGGTATTAAAGAGCTTAATACACCTTCCCCGCGCTGGTGGCTGATCATCTTCATCGTTAGCTGTGTTTGGGCGGTTGGGTATTGGTTCTATTACCCGGCATGGCCAACTCTAACCGGTAACGGTGAACGTGGCGGCACCGAAGGCACTGCAGGCTGGACCCAGTATAAACAGCTTGAAGAACAACAGGCAGAGATCGTAGCTCGTAAAGCCGCTTACCAAAGCCGTTTTGATGCTTCGGATTTCTCAACAATCCAGAATGATGAAGAGCTTTATGCCTTCGCCATCGCTGGTGGTAAATCTGCCTTCAAGGATAACTGCGCAACTTGTCACGGCACTGGCGGTGCAGGTGGCCCTGGTTATCCGAACCTCAATGACGATGATTGGATTTGGGGCGGTACCATCGAAGATATTCAACAAACTCTTCAATATGGTATCCGTGGGAATCATGACGAAACACGTTTCAATGAAATGCCAGCTTATGCTGATATTCTGGATGCGGAAGATATCGAAGCTGTTGCCGACTATGTTGTGGCAAAAGCTGCCGGTAATGCGCTTCCTGAACGTGGTGCCGTTGTGTTCGAAGAAAACTGTGCTGCATGTCACGGAGAGGACGCCAAAGGTCTTCGCGAGCTTGGTGGGCCAAACCTCGCTGATGCGATCTGGCTTTATGCCGACGACCGCAATGCCATTGTGTCACAGATCAGAAAGCCAAAACACGGCATTATGCCGGCGTGGGAAGGCCGCCTGAGCCCAAGTACTATTCGTCAGCTTACAATTTATGTTCACAGCCTTGGTGGCGGTGAGAAGTAA
- a CDS encoding cbb3-type cytochrome c oxidase subunit 3: MVDWLANNAGTTGLLFFFGTFLVIAIWAFRPKAKQQIESYKNIPLAEDDA, translated from the coding sequence ATGGTTGATTGGCTTGCCAACAACGCCGGCACAACGGGACTTTTGTTCTTCTTCGGCACGTTCCTTGTTATCGCCATTTGGGCGTTTCGTCCAAAAGCGAAGCAGCAGATTGAATCCTATAAAAACATTCCTCTAGCGGAGGATGACGCATGA
- a CDS encoding efflux RND transporter permease subunit, protein MLKRPQPILLTSVTTVVGLLPLYLTGGALWSPLAAVMMFGLAIASVLTLFFVPALYYMFYRREAAEA, encoded by the coding sequence ATGTTAAAACGCCCGCAGCCAATTCTTCTTACTTCCGTCACAACAGTGGTTGGCCTTCTGCCGCTTTACTTAACGGGTGGTGCGCTGTGGTCTCCGCTCGCTGCCGTGATGATGTTCGGTTTGGCGATTGCGTCTGTTCTCACGCTCTTCTTCGTGCCAGCGCTTTACTATATGTTCTATCGCCGTGAGGCCGCTGAAGCATAA
- the ccoO gene encoding cytochrome-c oxidase, cbb3-type subunit II: MLKHHEKLEKNSILLLLCTVIVISIGGIIEILPLFRMETTIEPVKGVRPYTPLELAGYNVYLREGCYNCHSQQIRPLRDEVERYGHYSLAAESMYDHPFQWGSKRTGPDLARVGGKYSDEWHIQHMKRPKDLVPESIMPPYPHLAERGADLENIARDMQVLQTIGVPYTDEMIANAHNDAYAQAANESDYHDGLVERYGEKVNYRNFDGKEMTTELDALIAYLQVLGTMAELKDYKAAPPKRGGE; encoded by the coding sequence ATGCTTAAGCATCACGAGAAGTTAGAGAAAAACTCAATCCTTCTGCTCCTTTGTACTGTGATTGTGATCTCAATCGGTGGGATTATCGAAATCCTGCCACTCTTCCGCATGGAAACCACTATCGAGCCGGTGAAAGGGGTTCGCCCTTACACACCGCTTGAGTTGGCTGGTTACAATGTGTACCTGCGTGAGGGTTGCTATAACTGCCACAGCCAACAAATTCGTCCACTCCGTGACGAGGTTGAGCGTTATGGTCATTACTCTCTTGCAGCAGAAAGCATGTATGACCACCCATTCCAGTGGGGTTCAAAACGTACGGGGCCTGATCTCGCACGTGTAGGCGGTAAATATTCTGACGAATGGCACATTCAGCACATGAAACGCCCGAAAGATCTGGTACCGGAAAGCATCATGCCTCCGTACCCGCATCTGGCTGAGCGTGGTGCTGATCTGGAAAATATCGCCAGAGATATGCAAGTGCTGCAGACCATTGGTGTTCCGTACACTGATGAGATGATCGCCAATGCTCATAATGATGCCTATGCACAGGCGGCAAACGAAAGCGATTATCATGATGGTCTGGTTGAGCGTTATGGTGAGAAAGTGAATTACCGTAATTTCGACGGTAAGGAAATGACCACCGAACTCGACGCACTTATCGCTTATCTGCAGGTTCTTGGAACAATGGCAGAGCTGAAAGACTATAAAGCTGCGCCTCCGAAAAGAGGAGGTGAGTAA
- a CDS encoding prolyl oligopeptidase family serine peptidase has translation MRLTAQALLVVAAVWITTATKSQNASDQANLAMSHPTSTLAQETTYKEIAKNLSHRLQQYDYWGNGYRDGYFLNITISNGSIGLGTSSFDEQVYGDKKWTQYPSVKYDQEPRLKNKIITDIECLSDNMDLCLITFNEGGTDKTTIYEANLKTGALNPRGFILSTGYNSANYLNKHGDILYSHSPKLLKYAKTYKIWQQNDEGSVSSILTEPPLDADGSFTRVLSKKHGALVNYSKNGAVIETIFVNPSGKIFSDKNQKQLTLKNIYPSCNPLFALSGRVFCSASYYGKDQQGNDVPITAVTTVPTSSLLPVSHEKPEITQIFQDNDTEFFEEAVPTETGLFIKTYAPQEAREKLYFIHNENQKNIQEIPLPVSGKINIWGTSITSKDAVIYVENTTQPITYYRISPNKDAAHTKITALPSSLNSLTATEFKTHQNSVTTFDGIEIYYEIIGTEKAFETGSAPTLITAYAYDHIPLKPEYHAPVIEGWLKRGGLYVIAHPRGGGEYKRDFAYSSTKIEQRLKTVDDFILIAKDVLAKGYTRPGSLHATGASAGASLVVNAALLNPDIFTSVSARAGCYDITVQAIDACNAYLAPLKDAQLSDPDTKGKQLSNLLIPSKQIPIYGKTLDKLTFLIIANKNDDRVSFAHSKSLEKTLVNEGYSIETLYRPDGGHTVGSTIDQYVEIHTSMYLFHTFHDRQYNKTKE, from the coding sequence ATGAGACTTACAGCACAAGCTTTATTGGTGGTAGCCGCTGTATGGATAACAACGGCTACTAAAAGCCAAAACGCCAGCGATCAAGCCAATCTCGCTATGAGCCACCCTACTTCTACCTTAGCTCAAGAGACTACATACAAAGAAATCGCCAAAAATCTATCACACCGGCTTCAACAATATGATTATTGGGGTAACGGCTATCGTGACGGTTATTTTCTTAACATCACAATATCAAATGGCTCAATAGGCCTTGGAACCAGCTCATTTGATGAACAAGTATATGGTGATAAAAAATGGACCCAATATCCTTCTGTGAAATATGATCAAGAACCAAGACTTAAAAACAAAATCATCACAGACATTGAATGTTTATCAGATAATATGGACTTATGCCTGATCACGTTCAACGAAGGGGGGACTGACAAAACTACTATATATGAAGCGAACCTTAAAACAGGCGCCCTGAACCCCAGAGGTTTTATCCTTTCAACAGGATACAACAGTGCTAATTACCTAAATAAACATGGTGATATATTATATTCGCATTCACCAAAGCTTCTGAAATATGCAAAAACCTATAAAATCTGGCAGCAAAACGATGAAGGTAGCGTATCCTCTATCTTAACAGAGCCACCACTAGATGCGGACGGTTCTTTCACAAGAGTATTATCAAAAAAACACGGGGCACTTGTAAACTACAGCAAGAATGGGGCAGTTATCGAAACGATATTTGTTAACCCATCGGGGAAAATATTTTCCGACAAAAACCAAAAACAGCTAACACTTAAAAATATTTATCCCTCATGTAACCCGTTATTTGCATTATCCGGTAGAGTATTTTGCTCAGCTTCATATTACGGTAAAGACCAACAAGGAAATGATGTTCCAATCACAGCAGTTACCACCGTACCCACTTCAAGCCTATTACCTGTATCTCATGAAAAACCAGAAATAACTCAAATCTTTCAGGATAATGATACTGAATTTTTTGAAGAAGCGGTTCCGACAGAAACAGGGCTCTTCATCAAAACCTACGCCCCGCAAGAAGCTAGGGAAAAATTATATTTCATCCATAATGAAAACCAGAAAAATATTCAGGAAATCCCATTACCTGTATCAGGCAAAATAAATATTTGGGGTACATCCATTACATCTAAAGATGCTGTTATTTATGTAGAAAATACAACACAACCAATTACATATTACCGAATATCCCCCAATAAAGACGCTGCACATACAAAAATCACTGCACTACCAAGCAGTTTAAATTCACTTACAGCCACAGAATTTAAAACTCACCAAAATTCTGTCACCACCTTTGACGGCATAGAAATTTATTACGAAATCATCGGGACAGAAAAAGCGTTTGAAACAGGATCTGCCCCTACTTTAATTACCGCATATGCTTATGATCATATTCCCCTCAAACCGGAATATCATGCTCCTGTAATTGAGGGGTGGTTAAAAAGGGGTGGCTTATATGTAATTGCTCATCCCAGAGGAGGTGGCGAATATAAACGGGATTTTGCATATAGTAGTACGAAGATAGAGCAACGCCTTAAAACCGTTGATGATTTCATCTTGATTGCAAAGGATGTATTGGCAAAAGGTTATACAAGACCAGGATCACTTCATGCCACAGGAGCAAGTGCCGGTGCATCTCTCGTTGTGAATGCCGCACTATTAAACCCAGATATATTTACCTCGGTTTCTGCACGAGCTGGATGCTATGATATTACTGTCCAAGCTATCGATGCTTGTAATGCTTATTTAGCTCCGCTTAAAGATGCACAACTTTCAGACCCAGACACAAAAGGCAAACAATTAAGTAATCTTTTGATCCCATCAAAACAGATTCCAATTTACGGTAAAACTCTGGACAAATTAACCTTTTTAATTATTGCAAATAAAAATGATGATCGCGTTTCTTTTGCTCACTCAAAAAGTTTAGAAAAAACCCTCGTTAATGAAGGGTATAGCATAGAAACACTCTACAGACCGGACGGCGGCCATACCGTTGGCTCTACAATAGATCAGTATGTTGAAATACATACATCAATGTACCTATTTCATACATTTCATGATCGGCAATATAACAAAACCAAAGAGTAA
- a CDS encoding aldo/keto reductase family oxidoreductase, with protein sequence MALSLPLSKDARPMGQSGLTSFPLAFGTMGLNPESVSDAVAVIEHARSLGFDQIDSADIYGYKSPLGFGSIEALLGKAREASPEAFKGTFTATKGGINKELGAPYVQSRDYITSACEASLKRLGVETIDLYYIHRPDMLTHPEELAGALEALKAAGKIQHIGVSNFTAPQVSALASYLDSPIVAHQLEISPFEISPMTGGLLDQCMEMQIAPIAWSPLGHGRLITGNTEGLSTDKAARLLRIKAVIDAIALKHKTDNASVCLAFLLAHPAKIIPITGTIKTKRLDEAVAALECTLDREDWYSIIEAYNGVRMP encoded by the coding sequence ATGGCACTCTCTCTCCCCCTTTCAAAAGACGCACGCCCTATGGGCCAATCAGGATTAACATCTTTCCCTCTCGCCTTTGGTACCATGGGCCTTAATCCAGAATCTGTCAGCGATGCGGTGGCTGTTATCGAACACGCTCGCTCTCTTGGTTTTGACCAAATTGACAGCGCTGACATATATGGATACAAATCACCTTTAGGTTTCGGCAGCATCGAAGCACTGCTTGGCAAAGCACGTGAAGCATCGCCTGAAGCATTCAAAGGAACCTTCACCGCGACCAAGGGCGGCATCAACAAAGAACTAGGTGCACCTTATGTGCAGTCTCGGGATTATATCACCAGCGCCTGCGAAGCTTCCCTAAAGCGCCTTGGGGTAGAAACCATTGATCTCTACTATATCCACCGCCCTGATATGCTCACACACCCAGAAGAACTTGCTGGTGCTCTTGAAGCTCTTAAAGCTGCAGGGAAAATCCAGCACATCGGTGTTTCAAACTTCACTGCGCCTCAGGTAAGCGCGCTTGCATCCTATTTAGATAGCCCCATTGTAGCACACCAACTTGAAATCTCGCCGTTTGAGATAAGCCCAATGACAGGTGGCCTACTTGATCAATGTATGGAAATGCAGATCGCGCCTATTGCTTGGTCCCCCCTCGGGCACGGCCGTTTGATTACAGGGAATACGGAAGGCTTGAGCACAGATAAAGCCGCACGTCTCCTCCGCATAAAAGCAGTGATTGATGCCATCGCCCTCAAGCATAAAACAGATAATGCATCTGTTTGCCTTGCTTTCCTTCTGGCACACCCTGCGAAGATTATCCCTATAACAGGAACGATCAAAACCAAACGCCTCGATGAAGCTGTTGCAGCGCTTGAGTGCACCCTGGACAGGGAAGACTGGTACAGCATCATTGAAGCCTACAACGGCGTTCGCATGCCATAA
- a CDS encoding sulfite exporter TauE/SafE family protein — translation MEYFLQQCQVALDANGSIIFSLFLGGLLGSATHCVGMCGPFVMAQVGGKKSGGEEGVLKRLQAAALLPYHLGRVTTYILLGIVGASLSQFLVGTPVQRGVAFVLLSVAGLLFLVNAVPSLKRLVKANTGLVVGQKFGHIIGRLARPFFANPDPLQRYALGILLGFLPCGLVVAAVMAVAATGHAATAAFGMLAFGVGTVPSLFLVGTGTQFALNRWPAQVRSVAAFVMAVNGVSLMVMAGGMVL, via the coding sequence GTGGAATACTTCTTACAGCAATGCCAAGTTGCGTTAGACGCAAACGGCAGCATTATCTTTTCGCTGTTCCTTGGCGGGCTGCTGGGAAGTGCGACCCACTGTGTTGGTATGTGTGGGCCCTTTGTTATGGCTCAGGTTGGCGGTAAAAAATCGGGCGGTGAAGAAGGTGTATTAAAACGTCTTCAAGCTGCGGCGCTTTTGCCGTATCATCTTGGCAGGGTCACAACATACATTCTCCTTGGGATAGTCGGAGCAAGTCTTTCCCAATTCTTGGTAGGTACACCTGTGCAGCGCGGCGTAGCTTTTGTGCTCCTAAGCGTTGCAGGACTTTTGTTTCTAGTTAATGCAGTTCCGAGTTTAAAGCGCTTGGTTAAAGCTAACACTGGATTGGTGGTTGGCCAGAAGTTTGGACATATTATCGGAAGATTGGCCCGTCCTTTTTTCGCGAACCCAGATCCTTTGCAGCGGTATGCTCTTGGCATTCTACTTGGCTTCTTGCCTTGTGGCCTTGTAGTTGCCGCGGTGATGGCAGTTGCTGCTACAGGGCACGCCGCTACAGCCGCGTTTGGCATGTTAGCTTTCGGGGTAGGAACCGTACCTTCGCTTTTTCTTGTTGGAACTGGAACTCAATTTGCGCTTAACCGCTGGCCCGCCCAGGTCCGTTCGGTTGCAGCGTTTGTTATGGCCGTAAATGGCGTCAGCTTAATGGTAATGGCTGGCGGCATGGTCTTGTGA
- the ccoN gene encoding cytochrome-c oxidase, cbb3-type subunit I — MNKLTEKPIYNDEIVKKFTLATVFWGVVGFAVGVFIALQMAFPELNFGEYFTFGRLRPLHTSAVIFAFGGNALFATSYFSVQRTCRTRLWGDGFANFTFWGYQFFIVLAAVGYVTGVTQGKEYAEPEWYADLWLTIVWVVYLVVFLMTLKNREEAHIYVGNWFFLSFIVTVAVLHLANNAVIPVSFTSVKSYPLWGGVQSALIQWWYGHNAVGFFLTAGFLGIMYYFVPKRAERPVYSYRLSILHFWSLIFIYIWAGPHHLHYTSLPDWAQTLGATFSIMLWMPSWGGMVNGMMTLSGAWHKLREDPVLRFMIISLAFYGMSTFEGPLMSIKTVNALSHYTDWTIGHVHSGALGWVAFISFGALYHLVPVLWKREGLYSLKLVNMHLWIATIGIVLYIAAMWVSGIMQGLMWRTYDDMGFLEYSFVESVMAMHPFYLIRALGGILFLVGALIMVYNFYKTIKGDRTEESESRFKEVAHA; from the coding sequence ATGAATAAACTCACGGAAAAACCAATCTATAATGACGAGATCGTAAAGAAATTTACGCTCGCCACTGTTTTTTGGGGTGTCGTTGGCTTCGCGGTCGGGGTATTTATCGCGTTGCAAATGGCGTTCCCGGAACTAAACTTCGGTGAATATTTCACCTTCGGTCGCTTGCGTCCGCTCCATACTTCAGCTGTGATTTTTGCATTCGGTGGTAACGCACTGTTCGCAACCAGCTACTTCTCAGTTCAGCGTACTTGCCGTACGCGGTTGTGGGGTGATGGTTTTGCAAACTTTACTTTCTGGGGATACCAGTTCTTTATCGTCTTAGCGGCTGTTGGTTATGTAACAGGTGTTACACAGGGTAAAGAATATGCTGAACCTGAGTGGTATGCCGATCTATGGCTAACCATTGTTTGGGTTGTGTATCTGGTTGTGTTCCTGATGACCCTGAAGAACCGCGAAGAAGCACACATTTATGTGGGTAACTGGTTCTTCCTGTCGTTCATTGTAACAGTGGCGGTTCTGCACCTTGCGAACAACGCAGTGATCCCTGTGTCTTTCACAAGTGTGAAAAGCTACCCACTATGGGGCGGTGTGCAGTCTGCACTTATCCAGTGGTGGTACGGCCATAACGCTGTGGGCTTCTTCCTGACAGCTGGTTTCCTGGGTATTATGTATTATTTCGTACCAAAGCGTGCTGAGCGTCCGGTATATTCTTACCGTCTGTCTATTCTGCACTTCTGGTCGTTGATTTTCATCTATATCTGGGCTGGTCCTCACCACCTTCACTACACATCTCTTCCAGATTGGGCGCAAACACTGGGCGCAACATTCTCTATCATGCTTTGGATGCCTTCATGGGGCGGCATGGTAAACGGTATGATGACCCTTTCTGGTGCCTGGCATAAGCTACGTGAAGATCCTGTACTTCGTTTCATGATCATTTCACTTGCTTTCTACGGTATGAGCACATTTGAAGGCCCACTGATGTCTATCAAAACAGTGAATGCCCTCAGCCACTATACTGACTGGACTATTGGTCACGTACACTCCGGTGCGCTTGGTTGGGTTGCTTTCATCAGCTTCGGTGCCCTTTACCACTTGGTTCCGGTTCTCTGGAAACGCGAAGGTCTTTATTCACTCAAGCTTGTGAATATGCATCTGTGGATCGCGACAATCGGTATCGTGCTTTATATCGCAGCAATGTGGGTATCCGGCATCATGCAAGGCCTGATGTGGCGCACATACGACGATATGGGCTTCCTTGAGTACAGCTTTGTAGAATCTGTGATGGCTATGCATCCATTCTATCTGATCCGTGCACTGGGCGGCATCCTGTTCCTCGTTGGCGCACTGATCATGGTTTACAACTTCTACAAAACAATCAAAGGCGACAGAACTGAAGAAAGTGAATCTCGCTTTAAGGAGGTAGCTCATGCTTAA